Proteins encoded within one genomic window of Jiangella mangrovi:
- a CDS encoding ABC transporter substrate-binding protein has product MRAKGRGTVLVAASSLALASSLALASCGGDSTAEDGRVEITVWHTESTPTTVEALDEIIADYEAANPGVTVSQESVGWGDLQVKFQAALAAGDLPEITQVEPMFVRTLYSQDLLVPLDGVVDSLGDDYLPELRDMFALPDGHDYGVVHAWGTDSVVYRADLYANAPGAGTPEDLETWDDSVEQWQAVSEANDDAYGLMLAGDAAHNVNEETYLWLGSNGGRLFDDDGHVTIDTQEMREVLEYWVELRDSGALSPAWSSQTYADSLSALALGEAATIFSFGRATYTFEDQAPDLVPGEDIKVTANRPVGPSGDEWITQLDAEPWVVFKDSPDADAASDFLEFFFERQNYLRWIGSVPTQLLPVRASLFDDPEYQALPEVRNWGFWIDQQRQMLETGRAYPLMVTRPSDLELPYLSDLYGSEILVDMVMEVVEGGKDIDEAMSDAQARADELLSPLYAD; this is encoded by the coding sequence ATGCGCGCGAAGGGCCGAGGCACCGTCCTGGTCGCCGCCTCGTCGCTGGCGCTGGCGTCGTCACTCGCACTGGCGAGCTGTGGCGGTGACTCCACGGCCGAGGACGGCCGTGTCGAGATCACCGTCTGGCACACCGAGTCGACGCCCACGACCGTCGAGGCGCTGGACGAGATCATCGCCGACTACGAAGCCGCCAACCCCGGCGTGACCGTCTCGCAGGAGTCGGTCGGCTGGGGCGATCTGCAGGTGAAGTTCCAGGCGGCGCTGGCCGCCGGTGACCTGCCGGAGATCACCCAGGTCGAGCCGATGTTCGTCCGCACGCTCTACTCGCAGGACCTGCTGGTGCCGCTCGACGGCGTGGTCGACTCGCTGGGCGACGACTACCTGCCGGAGCTGCGCGACATGTTCGCGCTGCCCGACGGTCACGACTACGGCGTCGTGCACGCGTGGGGCACCGACTCCGTCGTCTACCGCGCCGACCTGTACGCGAACGCGCCCGGCGCCGGCACGCCCGAGGACCTCGAGACGTGGGACGACTCCGTCGAGCAGTGGCAGGCCGTGTCCGAGGCGAACGACGACGCCTACGGCCTGATGCTCGCCGGCGACGCCGCCCACAACGTCAACGAGGAGACCTACCTCTGGCTCGGGTCGAACGGCGGGCGCCTGTTCGACGACGACGGCCACGTCACCATCGACACGCAGGAGATGCGTGAGGTGCTCGAGTACTGGGTCGAGCTGCGCGACAGCGGGGCGCTGTCGCCGGCGTGGTCGTCGCAGACCTACGCCGACAGCCTGAGCGCCCTGGCCCTCGGCGAGGCCGCCACCATCTTCTCGTTCGGCCGGGCCACGTACACGTTCGAGGACCAGGCGCCGGACCTCGTGCCGGGCGAGGACATCAAGGTCACCGCAAACCGCCCGGTCGGCCCGTCCGGCGATGAGTGGATCACCCAGCTCGACGCCGAGCCGTGGGTCGTCTTCAAGGACTCCCCCGACGCCGATGCGGCCTCCGACTTCCTCGAGTTCTTCTTCGAGCGCCAGAACTACCTGCGCTGGATCGGCTCCGTCCCGACGCAGCTGCTGCCGGTGCGGGCGTCGCTCTTCGACGATCCCGAGTACCAGGCACTGCCCGAGGTGCGGAACTGGGGCTTCTGGATCGACCAGCAGCGCCAGATGCTCGAGACCGGCCGGGCCTACCCCCTCATGGTGACGCGGCCGTCCGACCTCGAGCTGCCGTACCTGAGCGACCTCTACGGCTCGGAGATCCTCGTCGACATGGTCATGGAGGTCGTCGAGGGCGGCAAGGACATCGACGAGGCCATGTCCGACGCCCAGGCCCGCGCCGACGAGCTCCTCTCCCCCCTGTACGCCGACTGA
- a CDS encoding carbohydrate ABC transporter permease — protein MSLTRTTTTGAPAVNTEPRASAPRRRMPGWFWGALLLSPAFLLVLGVIAAPIAYLVRLSFTDAHAYLPKFSSVGFDNYAALLRAPHFWDSVRTTVWYAGLTVGLQLVLGVLIALMLHQRFRGRGVVRLVALAPYMVPSIVVALVWRWLLDPTTGAYSWAIDKVWPGSEPPNLLSPNLIFWSLIAVSVWMFTPFIVISVLARLQTIDPSVVEAATVDGAGAWRRFWHIVLPELKPVLYTLILLRFMFMFTKFDVVYLFAGTGTEVRTLPVLTFQRIFGEARLGSGAAVAMVLFVLLLIFTTVYLRTLYREREETA, from the coding sequence ATGTCTCTGACGCGAACGACGACGACCGGCGCCCCGGCCGTGAATACCGAGCCCCGGGCGAGCGCCCCACGCCGGCGCATGCCGGGCTGGTTCTGGGGCGCGCTGCTGCTGAGCCCGGCGTTCCTCCTGGTGCTCGGCGTCATCGCGGCGCCGATCGCCTACCTGGTGCGGCTCAGCTTCACCGACGCCCACGCCTACCTGCCGAAGTTCAGCTCGGTCGGGTTCGACAACTACGCCGCGCTGCTGCGCGCGCCGCACTTCTGGGACAGCGTCCGCACGACGGTCTGGTACGCCGGGCTGACGGTGGGCCTGCAGCTCGTGCTCGGCGTGCTGATCGCGCTGATGCTGCACCAGCGGTTCCGCGGCCGCGGCGTCGTGCGGCTGGTCGCGCTGGCGCCGTACATGGTGCCGTCGATCGTGGTGGCGCTGGTGTGGCGCTGGCTGCTCGACCCGACCACCGGCGCCTACTCGTGGGCGATCGACAAGGTCTGGCCCGGCTCGGAGCCGCCGAACCTGCTCAGCCCGAACCTGATCTTCTGGTCGCTGATCGCGGTGTCGGTGTGGATGTTCACGCCGTTCATCGTCATCAGCGTGCTGGCTCGGCTGCAGACCATCGACCCGTCGGTCGTCGAGGCGGCGACCGTCGACGGCGCCGGGGCGTGGCGGCGGTTCTGGCACATCGTGCTGCCGGAGCTCAAGCCCGTGCTCTACACGCTGATCCTGCTGCGCTTCATGTTCATGTTCACGAAGTTCGACGTGGTGTACCTCTTCGCCGGGACGGGGACCGAGGTGCGCACCCTGCCGGTGCTGACGTTCCAGCGGATCTTCGGCGAGGCGCGGCTGGGCTCCGGCGCCGCCGTCGCGATGGTGCTGTTCGTGCTGCTGCTGATCTTCACCACGGTCTACCTGCGCACGCTCTACCGCGAGAGGGAGGAGACGGCATGA
- a CDS encoding carbohydrate ABC transporter permease, with protein MTAALHRLSRVRWYLVIGIVVLVVINGFPFYWMALTSVKPGTELFAFPPRFITTAPDFSGFERLFETTNFLTYAKNSLIIATGATVVSVVVSALAAYGLTRFPFPGSRAFSTAILYAYTFAPIVIVVPLYGMFREAGLINSHLGMILAYASFGVPFSLWLLQPFFRAIPGELEEAAFVDGANRVKSAWYVVFPQALPGLIAVSVFTFLLAWEDYLFARVLITEDELKTLPIALHDLYNASLQDWPLLMAAAVLINVPVLIAFLFVQKYLVAGWGAGAIK; from the coding sequence ATGACCGCCGCCCTGCACCGGCTGAGCCGGGTCCGCTGGTACCTCGTCATCGGCATCGTGGTGCTGGTCGTGATCAACGGCTTCCCGTTCTACTGGATGGCGCTGACCTCGGTGAAGCCGGGGACGGAGCTGTTCGCGTTCCCGCCGCGGTTCATCACGACGGCGCCGGACTTCAGTGGCTTCGAGCGGCTCTTCGAGACCACGAACTTCCTCACGTACGCCAAGAACAGCCTGATCATCGCGACGGGCGCGACGGTGGTGTCGGTGGTGGTGTCCGCGCTGGCGGCCTACGGGCTGACGCGGTTCCCGTTCCCCGGCAGCCGGGCTTTCAGCACGGCGATCCTCTACGCGTACACCTTCGCGCCGATCGTCATCGTCGTGCCGCTGTACGGGATGTTCCGCGAGGCCGGGCTCATCAACAGCCACCTCGGCATGATCCTGGCCTACGCCTCGTTCGGCGTGCCGTTCAGCCTGTGGCTGCTGCAGCCGTTCTTCCGCGCCATCCCGGGCGAGCTCGAGGAGGCGGCGTTCGTCGACGGCGCCAACCGGGTGAAGAGCGCGTGGTACGTCGTGTTCCCGCAGGCGCTTCCCGGGCTGATCGCGGTCTCGGTCTTCACGTTCCTGCTGGCCTGGGAGGACTACCTGTTCGCCCGGGTGCTGATCACCGAGGACGAGCTGAAGACGCTGCCCATCGCGCTGCACGACCTCTACAACGCCAGCCTGCAGGACTGGCCGCTGCTCATGGCGGCCGCCGTCCTCATCAACGTGCCCGTCCTCATCGCGTTCCTCTTCGTCCAGAAGTACCTGGTCGCGGGCTGGGGCGCGGGGGCCATCAAGTAA
- a CDS encoding enoyl-CoA hydratase/isomerase family protein: MYVGYEVREGTAWIRIERPEKLNALDLSGWHAITDHLTRAADEAPGPVVLTGTGRAFCAGDDIATFQEHATPEQGMDFFIGGLYRTVEAIALHPYPVIAAVNGLAFGGGCELVLVSDLAIASDGATFSLPEGRIGAWATIAVGVAPHVTGRKPFGELVYEMGRLDAEEARRIGLVNRVVPAAELEAEVAAAVGRIRAASPHAVRMTKRFLNEELVAVGLPKVRRALTALVEETLPTHDLREGTAAFLEKRAPVFDGR, from the coding sequence ATGTACGTCGGTTACGAGGTCCGCGAGGGGACCGCCTGGATCCGGATCGAGCGCCCGGAGAAGCTGAACGCGCTCGACCTGTCCGGGTGGCACGCCATCACGGACCACCTGACGCGCGCGGCCGACGAGGCGCCCGGCCCGGTGGTGCTGACGGGGACAGGGCGCGCGTTCTGTGCCGGCGACGACATCGCCACCTTCCAGGAGCACGCCACGCCCGAGCAGGGCATGGACTTCTTCATCGGCGGGCTCTACCGGACCGTCGAGGCGATCGCCCTGCACCCGTATCCAGTGATCGCCGCCGTCAACGGACTGGCCTTCGGCGGCGGGTGCGAGCTGGTGCTGGTCAGCGACCTCGCCATCGCGTCCGACGGCGCCACCTTCAGCCTGCCGGAGGGCCGCATCGGCGCCTGGGCGACCATCGCCGTCGGCGTCGCGCCGCACGTCACCGGGCGCAAGCCGTTCGGCGAGCTCGTCTACGAGATGGGCCGGCTCGACGCCGAGGAGGCCCGCCGGATCGGCCTCGTCAACCGCGTCGTCCCGGCCGCGGAGCTGGAGGCCGAGGTCGCCGCGGCCGTCGGGCGCATCCGCGCCGCGTCACCGCACGCGGTCCGGATGACCAAGCGCTTCCTCAACGAGGAGCTGGTCGCCGTCGGGCTGCCGAAGGTCCGGCGGGCGCTGACGGCGCTGGTCGAGGAGACCCTGCCCACGCACGACCTCCGGGAGGGCACCGCCGCCTTCCTCGAGAAGCGCGCGCCGGTCTTCGACGGGAGGTGA
- a CDS encoding CoA transferase, with protein MQSLPLTGIRVLDFAHMMQGPWAAEMLGDLGADVIKVEVVGSGERGRQSGTTFLNGVSAQFLAMNRNKRSVAVDLKTAAGLRVAEALVGTADVLIQNFRPGVMERLGLGVDRVRELNPSLVYCTASGYGADVPDPRKPGQDLLAQARTGALWLTGTAEDPPTPAGPFVADVHAATMLALGATAALVERVRTGRGRLVEVDLVGAMLHQTVQEVVATVNSGEPPTRPSSVPGSAYIEAPYGVHATADGYVAISLTTMEALAEALDAREILEKFPDKEAATAGRDELNALVSALVATRPAQEVLDALDAAGVWCAPVNDHRAMTTDPYVRWDRRRLEVEHAVAGTVELVGNPITLDGDQLPARRPAPLLGEHTAELLAELGLDADELVADGVVEVPR; from the coding sequence GTGCAGAGTCTTCCGCTGACCGGCATCCGGGTCCTCGACTTCGCCCACATGATGCAGGGCCCGTGGGCCGCCGAGATGCTCGGCGACCTCGGCGCCGACGTCATCAAGGTCGAGGTCGTGGGCAGCGGCGAACGCGGCCGGCAGTCCGGCACCACCTTCCTCAACGGCGTCAGCGCACAGTTCCTCGCGATGAACCGGAACAAGCGCTCGGTCGCCGTCGACCTCAAGACCGCCGCCGGCCTGCGGGTGGCCGAGGCGCTGGTCGGAACCGCCGACGTGCTGATCCAGAACTTCCGTCCCGGAGTCATGGAGCGGCTCGGCCTGGGCGTCGACCGGGTGCGGGAGTTGAACCCGTCACTCGTCTACTGCACGGCCAGCGGGTACGGCGCCGACGTGCCGGACCCGCGCAAGCCCGGCCAGGACCTGCTCGCCCAGGCCCGCACCGGCGCGCTCTGGCTCACCGGCACCGCCGAGGACCCGCCGACGCCGGCCGGCCCGTTCGTGGCCGACGTGCACGCCGCGACCATGCTGGCGCTCGGCGCGACGGCGGCGCTGGTCGAGCGGGTGCGGACCGGGCGCGGCCGGCTGGTCGAGGTCGACCTGGTCGGCGCGATGCTGCACCAGACCGTCCAGGAGGTGGTCGCGACGGTGAACTCCGGCGAGCCGCCGACTCGCCCGTCGTCGGTCCCGGGAAGCGCCTACATCGAGGCGCCCTACGGCGTGCACGCGACCGCCGACGGCTACGTCGCCATATCCCTGACGACCATGGAGGCGCTGGCCGAGGCCCTGGACGCGCGGGAGATCCTGGAGAAGTTCCCCGACAAGGAGGCCGCGACGGCCGGGCGCGACGAGCTGAACGCACTGGTCAGCGCCCTGGTCGCCACGCGGCCGGCGCAGGAGGTGCTGGACGCGCTCGACGCCGCCGGGGTCTGGTGCGCCCCGGTCAACGACCACCGCGCCATGACCACCGACCCCTACGTCCGCTGGGACCGGCGCCGGCTCGAGGTCGAACACGCCGTCGCCGGCACCGTCGAGCTGGTCGGCAACCCCATCACGCTCGACGGCGACCAGCTGCCGGCCCGCCGCCCCGCTCCCCTGCTCGGCGAGCACACCGCCGAGCTGTTGGCCGAGCTCGGCCTCGACGCCGACGAACTGGTGGCCGACGGCGTCGTGGAGGTGCCCCGATGA
- a CDS encoding MaoC family dehydratase, whose product MTTTSWFPPVGARSTYRKTVTESDVGLFAGITGDFAPQHTDDEYMRSRPQGRRIAHGVLTLGLTSTAAARLCEAHGVTAVSYGYDRVRFLRPVYLGDTVTVDYVIDRVDAEARKAFAAMTATTGGEPVLVGTHVLYCYPPEGDA is encoded by the coding sequence ATGACCACCACGTCCTGGTTCCCGCCGGTCGGGGCGCGCAGCACGTACCGCAAGACCGTCACTGAGTCCGACGTCGGCCTGTTCGCCGGCATCACCGGCGACTTCGCGCCGCAGCACACCGACGACGAGTACATGCGCTCCCGTCCGCAGGGCCGGCGCATCGCGCACGGCGTGCTGACGCTGGGCCTGACGTCGACGGCGGCGGCCCGGCTCTGCGAGGCGCATGGCGTGACGGCGGTGTCCTACGGCTACGACCGGGTCCGGTTCCTGCGCCCGGTCTACCTCGGCGACACCGTGACCGTCGACTACGTCATCGACCGCGTCGACGCCGAGGCGCGCAAGGCGTTCGCGGCGATGACGGCGACCACGGGCGGCGAGCCGGTCCTCGTTGGGACCCACGTCCTCTACTGCTACCCGCCGGAGGGAGACGCCTGA
- a CDS encoding acyl-CoA dehydrogenase family protein: protein MLDAVDHFIETRVAPAARAIDADADFFPDLLTGAAALGLQGLVHDGAGSLDVSRMDLAREVTERISVHSPAVALGVAGARLSAYLLAKYAPAHLRERWVASTLAARTYGSFAITEPDAGTDVRALSTVAIPDGDHYLLSGHKCWVGFAPVADVAIVLAKVGTTNRDAPMVALVVDMASPGASGRPGPALSGFRGMPNGELHFDAVRVPRGDRLDVEGFAGMMDGLNMARIDAAAYACGLLRGSLLVSLARANARQAFGRSIGDLQVIQRKLGRMAADYRAARELTRRAAESFALGGGGDQDVVSMAKMFASDAARRHTDEAMQIHGALGVVADEDVNRMHRDAKVTQIFDGTSEIHETMLGRRALRMLARGEPLTAFLGSDTLEEARV, encoded by the coding sequence ATGCTGGATGCCGTCGACCACTTCATCGAGACGCGGGTGGCGCCGGCCGCCCGGGCCATCGACGCCGACGCCGACTTCTTCCCCGACCTGCTGACCGGTGCGGCGGCGCTCGGGCTGCAGGGACTCGTGCACGACGGCGCCGGCTCGCTCGACGTGTCGCGCATGGACCTCGCCCGCGAGGTGACCGAGCGCATCTCGGTGCACAGCCCGGCGGTGGCGCTGGGCGTCGCCGGGGCGCGGCTGTCGGCGTACCTGCTGGCCAAGTACGCGCCGGCGCACCTGCGGGAGCGGTGGGTGGCCTCGACGCTCGCGGCGCGGACGTACGGCTCGTTCGCCATCACCGAACCCGACGCCGGCACCGACGTGCGCGCGCTCAGCACCGTCGCGATCCCCGACGGCGACCACTACCTGCTGAGCGGGCACAAGTGCTGGGTCGGGTTCGCGCCGGTGGCGGACGTCGCGATCGTGCTGGCGAAGGTCGGCACGACGAACCGAGATGCCCCGATGGTCGCGCTCGTCGTCGACATGGCCTCCCCCGGCGCATCCGGGCGGCCCGGACCTGCGCTGTCCGGTTTCCGCGGCATGCCCAACGGCGAGCTGCACTTCGACGCGGTCCGGGTGCCGCGCGGCGACCGGCTCGACGTCGAGGGGTTCGCCGGCATGATGGACGGCCTCAACATGGCCCGCATCGACGCCGCCGCCTACGCGTGCGGACTGCTGCGCGGATCGCTGCTGGTCAGTCTCGCGCGGGCCAACGCGCGGCAGGCGTTCGGCCGGTCGATCGGCGACCTGCAGGTCATCCAGCGCAAGCTCGGCCGCATGGCCGCCGACTACCGCGCCGCCCGCGAGCTGACCCGGCGCGCGGCCGAGTCGTTCGCCCTCGGCGGTGGCGGCGACCAGGACGTCGTGTCGATGGCCAAGATGTTCGCCTCCGACGCCGCCCGCCGGCACACCGACGAGGCGATGCAGATCCACGGCGCCCTGGGCGTCGTCGCCGACGAGGACGTCAACCGCATGCACCGCGACGCCAAGGTCACGCAGATCTTCGACGGCACCAGCGAGATCCACGAGACCATGCTCGGTCGCCGGGCGCTGCGGATGCTGGCGCGCGGCGAGCCGCTCACGGCGTTCCTCGGTTCCGACACCCTCGAGGAGGCCCGCGTATGA
- a CDS encoding SDR family NAD(P)-dependent oxidoreductase: MTETRPLAGEVALVTGATGALGAAMCRDLARAGADVAVHHLGEEAAAKALAAELTSSFGVRATTVSADVTSWDQVAEAVAVVARELGTITVLVNNAGFMEPVRIVDSELADWRRTLGVDLDGVFIVTRHVLPGMLEMHGRIVNVSSQLAFKGAVDYVAYATAKAGVLGFTKALAREVGPRVRVNAIAPGPIDTPMVRPHATPEWVHARTRDSVAGRLGAPEEIGPAVVFLAGPGAELMHGQTLHLNGGGVMA; encoded by the coding sequence ATGACCGAGACCCGACCACTCGCCGGCGAGGTCGCGCTGGTCACCGGCGCGACAGGAGCCCTGGGTGCGGCGATGTGCCGCGATCTCGCCCGGGCCGGCGCCGATGTCGCCGTCCACCACCTGGGCGAGGAGGCCGCCGCGAAGGCCCTGGCCGCCGAGCTGACCTCGTCGTTCGGCGTCCGGGCGACGACGGTGTCCGCGGACGTCACGTCGTGGGACCAGGTGGCCGAGGCGGTCGCCGTCGTCGCCCGCGAGCTGGGAACCATCACGGTCCTGGTGAACAACGCCGGTTTCATGGAGCCGGTGCGCATCGTCGACTCCGAGCTGGCCGACTGGCGCCGCACGCTCGGCGTCGACCTCGACGGCGTCTTCATCGTCACGCGGCACGTCCTCCCGGGGATGCTCGAGATGCACGGGCGCATCGTCAACGTGTCGTCGCAGCTGGCGTTCAAGGGCGCCGTCGACTACGTCGCGTACGCCACCGCGAAGGCCGGCGTGCTCGGCTTCACCAAGGCGCTGGCCCGCGAGGTGGGGCCGCGGGTGCGGGTCAACGCGATCGCACCGGGGCCCATCGACACGCCGATGGTCCGGCCCCACGCCACGCCGGAGTGGGTGCACGCCCGCACGCGCGACTCCGTCGCCGGCCGGCTCGGGGCGCCCGAGGAGATCGGTCCGGCCGTCGTGTTCCTGGCCGGGCCCGGCGCGGAGCTGATGCACGGGCAGACGCTGCACCTCAACGGTGGCGGAGTGATGGCGTGA
- a CDS encoding CoA-transferase — protein sequence MSGRRPIRFLTAAAAADLVQDGQTLAVGGSGGGLLEPDALLAALGRRFRETGSPRGLDLVHTTGIGDREGGGMDHLAQRGLVRSVVAGNWGMAPAMSAMAVAGEFEAYNFPQGVMSQLFREIAAGRPGVVTHVGLGTFCDPRVEAGRLNDVSPQTRVEVVELAGREWLFYPAFDLDVCFIRGTTADERGNLSFEQEGARLEMLAIAQATHNRGGIVVAQVKNVAKAGTLDPRLVVVPGICVDVVVHHPSQRQVVTHEYNPAFSGEVRAAVSTLPPFALDARKVVARRALAEISPGDVVNLGVGIADGIASVAAEEGRLDEFTTTIEQGAVGGIPARGVIFGVATNPEAILDQPAQFDFYDGGGLDIAFLGFAQVDAVGNVNVSKFGSRVVGTGGFVDISQNAGTVVFCGTFTAGGLDVRVGGGELSILAEGRHPKFVPAVTQVTFSARESVARGQRVRYVTERAVFDLTAGGLRLLEVAPGVDVRRDVVEHLPFPVLVEDVKTMEPEYFQ from the coding sequence GTGAGCGGACGCCGGCCGATCCGGTTCCTGACGGCGGCGGCCGCGGCCGACCTCGTCCAGGACGGGCAGACGCTCGCCGTCGGCGGGTCCGGCGGCGGCCTGCTCGAGCCGGACGCCCTGCTGGCGGCGCTCGGGCGGCGGTTCCGCGAGACGGGGTCGCCGCGCGGGCTGGACCTCGTGCACACGACGGGGATCGGTGACCGTGAGGGCGGCGGCATGGACCACCTCGCGCAGCGTGGGCTGGTGCGCTCCGTCGTCGCCGGCAACTGGGGCATGGCGCCCGCCATGAGCGCCATGGCCGTGGCGGGCGAGTTCGAGGCGTACAACTTTCCGCAGGGCGTCATGAGCCAGCTCTTCCGCGAGATCGCCGCGGGCCGGCCGGGCGTCGTCACCCACGTCGGGCTGGGCACGTTCTGCGACCCGCGGGTCGAGGCCGGCCGGCTCAACGACGTCAGCCCGCAGACCCGCGTCGAGGTGGTCGAGCTGGCCGGTCGCGAGTGGTTGTTCTACCCGGCGTTCGACCTCGACGTCTGCTTCATCCGGGGCACCACCGCCGACGAGCGCGGCAACCTCTCGTTCGAGCAGGAGGGCGCGCGGCTGGAGATGCTGGCCATCGCGCAGGCCACGCACAACCGCGGCGGCATCGTCGTCGCCCAGGTCAAGAACGTCGCGAAGGCCGGCACGCTGGACCCGCGGCTGGTCGTCGTCCCCGGCATCTGCGTCGACGTCGTCGTGCACCACCCGTCGCAGCGGCAGGTGGTCACGCACGAGTACAACCCGGCGTTCTCCGGCGAGGTGCGCGCCGCCGTGTCGACGCTGCCGCCGTTCGCCCTCGACGCCCGGAAGGTGGTGGCGCGGCGGGCGCTGGCGGAGATCTCGCCGGGCGACGTCGTCAACCTCGGGGTCGGGATCGCCGACGGCATCGCCTCGGTGGCCGCCGAGGAGGGCCGGCTCGACGAGTTCACCACGACCATCGAGCAGGGCGCCGTCGGCGGCATCCCCGCCCGCGGCGTCATCTTCGGCGTCGCGACCAACCCGGAGGCGATCCTCGACCAGCCGGCCCAGTTCGACTTCTACGACGGCGGCGGGCTCGACATCGCGTTCCTCGGGTTCGCGCAGGTGGACGCCGTCGGCAACGTCAACGTGTCGAAGTTCGGCTCGCGGGTGGTGGGCACCGGCGGCTTCGTCGACATCAGCCAGAACGCCGGCACCGTCGTGTTCTGCGGCACCTTCACCGCGGGCGGGCTGGACGTCCGGGTCGGCGGCGGCGAGCTGTCGATCCTGGCCGAGGGCCGGCACCCCAAGTTCGTCCCCGCCGTCACGCAGGTCACCTTCAGCGCGCGTGAGTCCGTCGCCCGCGGGCAGCGGGTCCGCTACGTCACCGAGCGGGCGGTGTTCGACCTGACGGCCGGCGGCCTGCGGCTGCTCGAGGTGGCGCCCGGCGTCGACGTGCGGCGCGACGTCGTCGAACACCTCCCGTTCCCCGTGCTCGTCGAGGACGTGAAGACGATGGAGCCCGAGTACTTTCAGTAG
- a CDS encoding LacI family DNA-binding transcriptional regulator: MDDDQAAPEHTRRPTIKDVADRAGVTKATVSKYLNRAHGYAMAASTRERIRAAIQELDFEPSPLARGLTRSATSTIGLVVADIRSQFYPDLVASIQAAAEAAGYTLVLGSSGDDPHRELDIVRSMAHRRVDGVVLVAVRSESDNIDYLRRRGIQIVLASRDLPELVADTVVVDSLAGGRAATRHLVSLGHRRLAHVAGEATVKPFADRRRGFELETAGLGAEVPVAVAQSSIEGGRAAALRLLDVGSPPTGIFFASDTMALGGLMACADLGLRVPDDVSIVGFDNVTVGQLPGIGLTTIDSDAVRVGELATELLLKRIPAPRDADPAPTLITRPAVLVERTSAARPRA, translated from the coding sequence ATGGACGACGACCAGGCCGCGCCCGAGCACACCCGTCGGCCGACCATCAAGGACGTCGCCGACCGCGCCGGCGTCACGAAGGCGACCGTCTCGAAGTACCTCAACCGCGCGCACGGCTACGCCATGGCGGCGTCGACCCGCGAGCGCATCAGGGCGGCCATCCAGGAGCTCGACTTCGAGCCCAGCCCGCTGGCCCGCGGCCTGACCCGCAGCGCCACGTCGACCATCGGCCTTGTGGTCGCCGACATCCGCAGCCAGTTCTACCCGGACCTCGTCGCCAGCATCCAGGCCGCCGCCGAGGCGGCCGGCTACACCCTGGTCCTCGGCAGCTCCGGCGACGACCCGCACCGCGAGCTCGACATCGTCCGTTCCATGGCCCACCGCCGGGTCGACGGGGTCGTGCTGGTGGCCGTGCGCTCCGAGAGCGACAACATCGACTACCTGCGCCGGCGCGGCATCCAGATCGTGCTGGCCAGCCGCGACCTGCCCGAGCTCGTCGCCGACACCGTCGTCGTCGACAGCCTGGCCGGTGGCCGGGCCGCGACCCGGCATCTGGTGTCGCTGGGGCACCGGCGGCTGGCGCACGTGGCCGGCGAGGCGACGGTGAAGCCGTTCGCCGACCGGCGGCGCGGGTTCGAGCTCGAGACAGCAGGGCTCGGCGCGGAGGTGCCGGTGGCGGTCGCGCAGTCCAGCATCGAGGGCGGCCGGGCGGCGGCGCTGCGGCTGCTCGACGTCGGCTCACCGCCGACCGGGATCTTCTTCGCCAGCGACACCATGGCGCTCGGCGGCCTCATGGCCTGCGCCGACCTCGGCCTGCGCGTCCCCGACGACGTCTCCATCGTCGGCTTCGACAACGTCACCGTCGGCCAGCTCCCCGGCATCGGCCTCACCACCATCGACAGCGACGCCGTCCGCGTGGGTGAGCTGGCGACGGAGCTGCTGCTCAAGCGCATCCCCGCCCCCCGCGACGCCGACCCCGCACCGACCTTGATCACCCGCCCGGCCGTCCTGGTCGAGCGCACCTCCGCCGCCCGTCCCCGTGCTTAG